A stretch of DNA from Thunnus thynnus chromosome 16, fThuThy2.1, whole genome shotgun sequence:
GTAACTCCAGATGTGCGGGCAAAGCTGTGACTGCAACTGCCCCTGTGGTCAAGAGCTCTCATTCTTCTTGCtgcctttcctctctctcagcGTCCTGCTAAGCACTCTCTCTGGAATGTGAATATGAGTCACTTCTTCAAGTCATGGGCAGGAAAATGCTGCAACCTCACTGGCTTTGTTCCTTCTGAATGAGAGCTGAACCTCTATAttaaaaaagagacagaggactGGCATTCAGAGGCAGAGtttaacacattattttgtACTTTGTAAGATGCTACAACACGCGTTATTTCTTGGTAACGGATGACATAAAGCTTTTTCAATTTGCGTAATCCTttaatattgtttcattttttttgttaaatgaaacaGGAGGCGCCGCAGTCGAACATTATACTAAAAATAACCCACATGCTAATGAGGTCATTAATTACCCTAAATAAAGCATTAATTAGCGCATATTTCACTGTCAACACACCTGTCTTTAATAATAGGTTACATATTGAACTGTATGTGCATTAAGAAAGTCTCCAAAGTCTGAAGGAATCTGTGGTATTAGAGGTATAACAGCTTctactgtgttatttttataagTGAATATTAACGTGTCTATGCACAAACAAGGTATAAAAGGCGGGCACGGAAAGAACTAGTTCCCACGAGAGAAGGacaatgtgtttacagctgttcCAAATGGACCACACTTGAAGGCAGGAGTGAAAAGCCTGCCAACATAGAGAGGGGCGAGACGCAAAACAATCTTTCCTGAAGTCATTCACAGAGTTGCGCTCATTTTGAAGACTCGAAAAGTGCCAGGAGTTGTGAGAGAGGGGCGAGAGGGAGAAGGTCAAACAATGCCttctttctcacctccacacacctgtCTCATCGCCGTGTGAATTGGGCGTGATGATGGATTGTCAGTTTTTGGGGAAATTACAAATGCTTGGACTTCTGACAGTGGAGAGTTGTGTTAAGGAGAGGGTTTCAGAAACTGTTTTGGCCGTTTTTCTAGCACTTCGGCTGGAGCATACTGATGCCTTAAACACCACTCTAACGATGTAAAGCTCTGCGTAGCATGTACCAAGAGCTGCAGTGCATAATAAGTGACAAATAAATGTCAATAGTCTtataatgcatttaaaaataatgctTCACAACACACTTCTCAGCACAAACCATACTgacaacaaatgacaaataatgtaattactgtagAAGTAATTTTCCTGGGGTGTCCTGGTGGTTCGTATTGCTCGGCTTGTATCATATCATCATTTGAACCCAGCCTACAAACCTCTGTCTCTATCAGTTGTACGTCTACCAAATAAAAGGTCAAatgaggtaaaaataaaaatctgctgCTGTTACAGCTGGACATGACTTAAACTGTCTGGAAGTCTTTGAGGCAATTTATTGATTCTCCTTGTAGCAGCCTGCGTCTCGTCTACACATCACCGCTGGAGGACTAGACCTTTGACCTCAGAGCTAATAGACAACTCCAGATTACATCACTTCTAAAAGTCTTGACTCACTCCACAATCACACACCATGTGACACGTCATGATGAGAAAGCATCTTCTACCTCACACACAATACTCCTACAGAGCCTTTGCAGAGTACTTTATCTGCTTCATCATCTGAGCGGTTTAGTTGTTCACACTCATGGagtgtctttgtcttttatctCCAGATATCCTCCATCGGGTGGTGGAGGACGTGAACTTACCCCGGGCCGTTGCTGTCCTCCCGACGGGTGACACCGCCGTCATTAGCCCCCTCGGTGCCGCTTCTGCTGCCCTGTGTCTCCTTGGCTTGCTCCACCACCTCCCCCTCATCCAGGGCATGGTGGAGGCGGTAATTCACCGtcttcagcagcagaaacatggcAGCAATCACACCACAGTAGATTCCCACAATCACCATGGTTGGCGGCAATGCCTGGGATTAGAGAAGGAAGTAGAAATTAACTGTGAGACCACTACTGCTAGTGATACTTCAATTATACTTATTAGGGAACTGAATGTACTTTTGATTGCACGcttaatttactgtatgtgactCTGCatccctttttttcttcctgtagtGTCTTGTGTTTATTCGTTTTCCTTTATTCATCTCAAGGGTCAAGATTTGATTAAATTTCCGTTATGTAATTTCATATCATCATTATAgtctgagtttgtttttgttcttcttgaAAAGGACAATAAAGAAAAGGAgcagaaatgcatttttaaaaaagcccaCTCTAGATTTTAGCTTTCATGTTTATCCAAAGAGGCGATGAGACAGCAGGTAGGCCGTTCGATGTCTTGCTGAGGGACATAATGAGCGACAGCTGACACATCACGTGCTGACAGGAATTGAACTGATCAACAGTAACCAACTATTGTATCCAAGTTCTTGTGTATCCCCTTAAcacagctgaaagaaaaaatCGAATGCATTATTATTTATGACACATACGGGCATTACTGCATtcaattatcattttaatgtctcTATTAATTGCCTTCAGAGAGCCGAGCACCTGTGTGTTTACCACAAGGTGTCTGAGCTCCAGCTTCCGTGTCTCTGTTGTCCTTGAGATATCCTGCTGCATCTGTTTGCAGTTATTACCAACACCAGCACCACTCAAACCTGTGGTGCAATATAAACCACAGAGCTGACCAATGTATTTCCACTCCAGGAATAGAACGGAAACCACAGACCAATTCGAAACATCGGCTTCTTGATATAGAAGTTAGTATGCTTAGCAAACAGCCATTTCCTGATACGAGTTTGTTTATAGCgatgcatgtgtgaaaaagagAATCATTCGGTGACATCTGAACCTGTCCTGTACTCCAGCTGTTCTGTTTAGGGCAGTTAAAGTGTTATTATTTGACAAACAACCCATAAATAACAGGCACAAGCAAACTATACCCGGCACTGCTGATGGGTCAAGTCCTTCTGGGACAGTTAAGAGGGCATTGTCCAAAAGTAAACACATAATACATAGTGCTTTTAGGAAACAAAAGGGACAACAAAGACCTTATGTGACAAATGAAATAAGCACATAAAAGTCAGTCATTTGAGCCTCTACAATTGCCAGATTACTGTTACATCCTTGTCAGCTGTGCTCTTACAGTCACAGCTGGTAGCTTCTGAAAACTggtgatatcacaaatcactaCAGACAGGAGGAAAGCAACTAGATAAGAGGAGGGGGAAGGGAAATTAAATTCCCTGATTACAGCCTAGCACAGTGTAATCGACTGATTATCCTTAACAACGGATCATAACTGCATCATTCACAGtgataaataaacagaatttaaaCAAAAGAGCTTTCTGGTCCCATCTAGTTGGTGGATGCTACACTTTAAAGGGGAGGCATTTACGGATTATTTCGTTAATTTTGCCCTCTAAACCATGTTTAACCGCCTATAAATCCGACAACCGTATGGTTTTGtagattattttaaatatagttACAGTATTCCGTCAGGTTTTGCTAGTTTAACGACACGTTACATTGTCTGCGCTCCAGATAATAGACAGAGACCGACCGTTACTATCCTGTGGCAGCTAACCTAACGGACACTTGGTAACTTACGTTGTCAACagtcatgacaaaaaaaaatacacaaataaaggGATTAAAAGGGAGGTTTGGAAAAGCAACAGCACTCACCATGTATAGTGTGAAGGGGAAACATAGCAAAAACAGCCAGATATAGAGATGTAAAGCGTTGACGAATGTATTTTGATCGGGGTCGTAGTACCACCCGCCTGTGATTGAAGCCCAGACCCCCTGCCTCAGGATCTGTAGTGTCTGCGACCCCATGTTGTTGTATCCCCTCCGAATCCGACCAACCTGGGGGTGACACGCTGGCTAGTCGTCGCTGAACATGACAAACGGTGCTCTGTTTTCAGACATTGGCCTGAAAATCCCCTCTGCAGCCATCTTctctgctactgctgctgccgctgctagCCAGCCAGCTGGGGCACTGTTTCCAGTCCTCCCACCCGAGGAGACTACTATCCCACCACGCCCTGCGAGAAGCTTCTTCTTCGTGGTATCAATATAGAGTAGTAGCCATGGAAGCGGTCTATGCCAAAATATCTTCAAACGTGCATCATTGCTATGTGATGATTTCGTGCTTTTAGCTCCCTCTCCTGGGTGTAAATGCATAAGTGGCGAGTGACAATGCATGTTAGACTTCAGCATGACAGTCACAACACAAATGCATAAACTAAAATGTATTATTCGGAATGAGGGTCAGAAACATATATGACCAACTGGCGACACCTGCTGATTTTACTCTCCCATTGCTTACAGAGAAGATCAAACGTGAACTATGCGTTTTATCCTCAATCccagtggtgaaagaagtattcagatcatttactgacgtgaagtaccaatacagcaatgtgaaaatactccattacaagttaaagtcctgcatgagaAACCTTACCCAAGTAAAAGTACGTAATGTAGTTatagtattgcagtaaaagtagtggtttggtccctctgattgatatattattatatatgacatcattagactATTAATACttaagcatcagtgtgtaagcagcatgttactgttgtagctgctggaaatGGAGCTAGtatcaactactttatatacagttagttagtttagtccagtggttcccaaactaggggtcaggcccctccaaagggtcaccagataaatctgaggggttgtgagatgattaatgggagagaaaagaagaaaaaagttctgatacactaatctgttttcagtttttggactttttctctaatctttgatttttggtgaaatattggatcatttgaacatttattgaaatgaaaccatgtgagaagtttagaggggaaaatcactatttggtggagctgttaacaagtcatagacatctgaaatgtgaccccgactacacactgctttttgtgagatgtcaaaagtcaaaaaggttggaaaccactggtttcatctttaacaatgtgttgtattttaaaagcttgttatattatccattgtgtcaaatctccatctgaaaagtaactaaagctgtcagataaatgtagtggagtatagAGTACAatttttccctctgaaatgtagtggagtggaagtataaagtagtgtaaaatggaaatactcaagtaatgtacaagtacctcaattttttacttaagtacagtacttaagtaaatgtacatGGTTACTTCCCACCACTGCTCTGTTCATACCcttttgtaaatttaaaaaagaagcCAAGACCACCattggtggaagaagtattcagatcctttacctaagtaaaagtatcaatatgACGATGTAAAAATACCCCAGGTAAAATTACATAAGTAAAAGCACAAAAGCACTGGCAGCAAATGTactttaaagtatcaaaagtactcATTCTGAAAGAAAATAGTCCCTGTGACTGgtctattattatatattacatcATTACATTGTTAATATTGATGCACCAGTGTGTAAGTCAGAGataattttaactgttttattttcagatcGGTAGTGTAGTCCGGTGGTTCCCAGCATAGAAGTAAGGCACCCGTCAgtgggtcaccagataaatgtGAGAAGTCAGATGATAAAAGTtgcaagaaagaagaaaaaatctgttattgttGTGAAATACTGGATGATTTAACTTCTTTGGCCCTAGaacaaatttaaatgaaatcatgTGAGCAGTTTAAAGAGGAAATGTCTTCGGTGGAACTGTTAACAAAGCTCTTTATCTGTAAAGTAACCAGTAACTCCAGCTGTCAGACAAATGTGGTGTAAAAAGTACTTTTCCCTCTGAAACGCAGTGGAGTAGATGTGGAATCTCAAtcaaagtacctcaaaattgaaCTAAAATAcagtactttccaccactaaaGACCATCCTCTTCGATTAGGTACAAAAGGGAACTAAGGGCAGAGTAGCGGTACATTGTATTTTGCAAACACAGATTATAAAGATTTGTTAAGGAGCATTAGAGATGTAGATTTATCTGCAAATTTAGTCTGTACACTGCCCATCAACATccaattaatcaatatttatttgaatatgaTTTGATTAATACATCCAGGTTTGACGGTAATTATACAAAAAAGGTCAGGAAGCCTTTAAGTGTAGTTAAAGGTGCTTAGAAAAAAAGTAAACCACAAGCATTTCAGCCCTGAggtgatgaaatgatgaaatgatttcACTTACATTTAAGATGATATTTTGCTCAGAGGATGTGAAAACTGATCGAGCAAAACTGGAGACTGTTACTTgtcaacaataaaacacatcagGATATAGTAGCTGATActtttaatacaaaaacaaacaaagcaagaTATTAAAGTGGAGAATTCCTTTCAAAAAGCAGTTGAAAGTGTATGTAGTCAAATAAGGGTGCTACGGTCAGGAAGCTCTCTGCCTTTTCATACAAGATGATACATTTGTGACACATTTTCCTGTAAAAGCAGAGCGGGAATGAATCTGTCCTCTGAAGTCgccacaacacaaacataacGCTGATGTCATCAGTAAACCGACACTGATGCTGATGTCAGCTTATCATCAAAAAAAGCCACATCCTTAGCGTACGCTGCGAGATGCCTGCTGACATCATGCAGTTAACCCCTGTTTGTAGTACAGCTGCCTGAAATGTTCATGATGCCAAACCTATTAAGCGCACAAGACTAAGGTTACAGTATAAAAGTAGTCCTGGCACTGAAACAGACAACTGCCACGTTCGTTCACAGCATCCTGTCGACTGATCAAATGAGCGGAGTGGCGGATGATCTTGCAATTTTAGAAACTTGAAGAGAAATTCTAATGATCTTCAACTGTTCTTCCGGTTAGTGCTGTAGGACTGTCCACTGTCTTTCTCCAGATTGCGAGAGGAACGGCTGTCACTGTAGCCTTGCTCGCTTCTCGGGAGGCGGCTTGCTTGGTGGAGCTGGAGCAGAGGACTTTGTGGCTGGctccctctcctcttgtttGACAGCTTCTGTGGGAGGTTCAGGCTCCTTCTTCACCTCGACTGCAATACAACAGTATACAATTAGAGGGAAACTCATGGAATTTGTGGATGTTGGGCAGCTGTTTCTACTCCAGCTACATTGAAATGTGAACACAATCTACCTCGAAAATTAAATGTCTAAGCCAAATTTATACTAATTAAAATTCTGAATGTTTAGGAAATAATCCAGAAGCACAGCCACTAATACAAAGACCAAGTGTAATAATAccacaaatgcacaaaatttaaatgcaaagcacagaaagacagacacagacactaATAATTATGTAACTTTAATATCCGAATATAATTAGATTTTATAACTATCAAGATCATACCTGGAATAGGCTTCTCGCCAGGCTTAGGCTGAAATtgcagaaggaaaaaaaatcatattaacatgaaataattatttttctggGAAAAATTCCTGGGAAAAGACTGAGAAGATTGTACATTAATATTTTGAGCCAGTATAACACGTACCTGGTAGAAAGTTGGCGGAAATTTTGACCTGAGGTCCATAAGGAGAGTGTCTACACGGTGCCTCTGAAACAGTGAACTAGGCTCCTCTTTCTTCTTAGTCTTAGGCTTGGCTTTTTCTTTGGAGAAAGCAAAGCATTTTGTTTATCAGCTTTTGCCAAAATCATCAAGTCAAACTTGAACTTGCTATTGCTTTTATAAATATTCCAGGATTGCAGCTCTGGCTCTTGTACTCCTCAGTATTTAGTGAGCTTGGTACATTATGGTTAGTACCACAATGTAATCATTGTTGCACTGCTGAAATGAAGTGTCAAAAACCTAACCTCTCTCCTCCTGGTCCTTGAAATGCCACCAGTATCCTTTGGATGGGTGATAGCGACAATATGACATGGCCTCATCAAACGCAGACTGGATTCCATGGACAGCAGAAAGCTAAAATAGATATGATTCATGTGTCTTCAGTTTCTTACTACTACTTAAATCTCCCTTCAATAAACTTTCACTGTTTTAAGTGTATCATAAAAGACCACATTATAAGTTCTCACCACTCTGGAGCTGATTACTGTTCCCAGATCTGGGGCTTGATACACAACTCCAGCTATGATGTAGTAGTCAGCCAAGGGAATCACTGGAGGGTGGAGACATACAGTCAAGCAAgattgtgcgtgtgtgtttaaatatttgttacTTTTTGTGACAGTAAAAGTCAGTAAGGTGGGATTGATTACAAATCCAATAACTGGTGTTTAAACAAAACTAATATAACAGTTCTTGAATGTTTTGTAACCTGTGACAACATTTATACTGCTGGATAATGATACTGAGGACACCAGCGGTCAGGTGTACAACCAATAGTCCATTGAAGCATTTCCCCTTTACTTCAGTGAGACACATAGTAACATAATTACAGGAATAATGACAAGTGCAGGTAGTTGTGATACCACATGTACATGCAATAAACATTGAATTCTTAAGATGCAACGCTGCTCACATTGTGTCGGTGACTGCCTCTGTTGTTTACGGATTATATAAAGAATTGGCTCCTGAGCATGAAGAAGAATGTACTCCACTCCCACCATCTGActgaaaatgagacaaaaacaatgtttgcaTTTAGTTTGGCATGTCACTCAATGatacaaatgaaaatatgtttctggtcctttttaatgtataatgtaCAAGGTCCACATGTTGATTAAGTGCCATGAATCTTACATTGCATTCACTATCTTCTTTGGAGCTAATActgcttttattttactgtGACACTTAGTCCTTGAAACTAAATTGCAGTGAGAAGTCAGGCTTAAATGGAGCTGGTAGGGACTGTCTTGCTCAACAATACCCCACCAGAagagctgtttgctaacaataAACCTTGAACCTGGATTATTCACCCCACTACCCATCACATTTCATCTTTAATTACGTGCAACTATTCGCAAAATCCCACCGAATCCAACTGTGCACTATGAACTTACTTCAGATGCTCCAGAGTAAGCCGCTGCATCTTCACTACCTCATTATTACAGGTTCGATCATAAAAGGGGTTGCTCCTCTCagagaaatagtccagcacatttCCAGGGTTAAGAATAGGCACCCAGCCGCTGTCCACCCAGGAAATCCCAAGAAGGTTGTCTGCAAATTGAACAAGGAGTCAACATTGAATGAGAATATTTACTAATATACTTGGCTGAGATCAAGCCAATTTCAGTTTACATTGGTTACATGTGAGGTTCGAGTTGATTTCAGTATTATACTGAACATTTTTATAGCATTGATTAATGGGGAACTAAtatcatacacatcatactAGCAAGACCGCAGCCTCAGGTTTTAATGTCACTTTGATGTGGAAAGAGTATTAGTCAAGGTAGCTTCAATAAGGACTTTACCTTCAGGGCTGGAAGACTTTGGAAAACCTAACTGGCAAAACCTTACTTCAATAGAGTTAGGTTTTAAGATATGATGTTTACCTCCCTCTAATTATTGACTAAGCAAATATATGTTCTCATTGTTTCTTGACTTTGTTGTTGGTTTTAAGTATTTAGTATTATTTTAAGTAttattatccattaatctgttgattatctTCTTgattgtttggtccataaaatgccagaaaatagtgaaaaatgcctgttatagttccccacagcccaaggtgacattttcagattgtttattttgtccaacaaacagtcaaaactcaaagaaattcagtttactattgtttacaacattaaaaagcatcaaatcctcaaatttgagaGCCTGGAACCtgcaaatgtttgtcatttttgcttaaaaacttAGTAAAACGACTTCTTGATTATCATAATAGCTAACAACTAATAAGTAaccgattaattgactaatcgttgcagctcgaTATAGCCatcaaaataaaagctgaaTATAATTTCTCCTCATAAATCTCCACGTTTGCTCCTCTCATGTAATAACATAACAACTAACTGTCAGTAAGTTAACGGTAATGCTAATACATGGGAGGCACACACTGGGGCTAAAAAATAGACATTTGAGTGCTGCCAATACTTCAGCAGCAGTGACTAATTATTTACCAATCAATTAACAAAAGCACCAAAGATATTTAACACCAAATTCCACTAATAGAGGGATTATTTAATGTTATTCCATCTGATGTCGTATCGAGCTTCACTAACATTACGAGACATTAGCTAGCCGAATCGGATGTTTGTAGCCTAAACCTAACGTTAGCGTTACGTATGTAGAGAATCTTCCTCGGTCCGCATTTAACGTAATTGTCCTTCACGTGTTTagatttgtatgtgtttgtacaaAAGAAATGAGCCCATCCAAGCAAATATCCAGAGTTAGTTAGCCGACATGCTAATCAAACCGGGAAGATGCTAATCGTTGCTACAGTTAGCTGCTAGCACTAAGAGACAAAGGTCTTCATAGAAGATTTATTTTATCACAAAATGTCGAATATACGACGTCAATCGCTGGCGTATTACATGTGGCCACAAcaaaaaagcctgaaaatattctttaacagataatcaaataatacaacagTCATTTAGCTACCTCTGAAATCCACCGACGCCATGATGTAAACAAATCGTCTCACTAAGATTACGTAATCAACTGATCTGTTCCGGGTCGCAGTTTGATGACGTATATTAATTAGTTAAATTGGAGTAAAGCGGACAGATAAAGTGTAAACAAAAATTGTagtaaattaatttttaaaaaataaaaaaagacaactagTTTGCAAAAGAGAGACAACACTATAATAACTTTTaggattttattttgttttctttaatacacataaacacacaaaaatcaaacgcacaaatgaaaaatgtcataattAACTCcactgtgttttgattttttgtgCCTAATTTGGCTGTATTGTATCTGCACTTTAATTTCACGCATCATTCAACTGAATTTGTATTTGagactttgtgtttgtgcatgtgcgCATCTTTCTTAACAAAACAACGGCACACCCAGTTCCTTTGTGGCTACTTAAAggcacaaaatattaaaaaaaaaaacaagcatacTTTTAATCTCTCAATAACCAGTCGTATATAATAGCTGTCCTGGCTTTCATTTATGGTCAGCAATGCAGCATTTGCTCCAGAGAGCTGAAATTCCAGAGACACACCCAGACAGCTGAGTTCACTGCCCTGAGAGTGTGACAGAACAGATGGATTTGAGCATGGTGAATAACAAgcttacaacacacacacacacacacacacacacacacacacacacacacacacacacacacacacacacacacacacacacacagagtgcaaAAGGGGCGACCTTATTCATCACCTGGCTGCCTGCACCCCCCCTCATAATGGAGTATAATGGAGGCTCGCAGCACCCTTTTAACCTGCATAAACCCCAGTTTGGATGACATCATAGCCTGTCATTAGGGACTATAGCTCGTCATGTGTCTGTCCAAACTGGCTGCGCAGAAAGCGAGCAGTCAGGGAGAAAGGCAGACTGCTCGGGCGAGAGGAGACAAGCTGGATGATCTTTATCTGATACATCTGAGAGGAGATGACTGACATGACTGCATTCCTCCAAATTTGAGATAAGAGCGAGAGACTGTGCTCCCATCAAGAACTTGCATGGAtgacacacagaaatataattaaatgagaaatTAGAACGacattttaattcttttattataataaatcaaaaacaatgcAAAGAGTGCAAGATAAATATCAAGATGTAtctcatttt
This window harbors:
- the med6 gene encoding mediator of RNA polymerase II transcription subunit 6; this translates as MASVDFRDNLLGISWVDSGWVPILNPGNVLDYFSERSNPFYDRTCNNEVVKMQRLTLEHLNQMVGVEYILLHAQEPILYIIRKQQRQSPTQLIPLADYYIIAGVVYQAPDLGTVISSRVLSAVHGIQSAFDEAMSYCRYHPSKGYWWHFKDQEEREKAKPKTKKKEEPSSLFQRHRVDTLLMDLRSKFPPTFYQPKPGEKPIPVEVKKEPEPPTEAVKQEEREPATKSSAPAPPSKPPPEKRARLQ